One region of Methanosarcinales archaeon genomic DNA includes:
- a CDS encoding nicotinamide-nucleotide adenylyltransferase: MDSRRAFYIGRFQPYHLGHQTVLESIAHEVDEIIIGIGSAQASHEPDDLFTAGERVLMMTKALQELGVRHYIIPIEDIKRNSVWVSHIISMTPPFQIVYSNNPLVIRLFEEAGFEVRQSPLYQRDKYSGTEIRRRMLNEEEWESLVPPSTADIIKEISGVERLKIISGKDSV; the protein is encoded by the coding sequence ATGGACTCCAGAAGAGCATTCTACATAGGACGATTCCAACCGTATCATTTGGGACACCAGACAGTACTTGAATCCATCGCACATGAAGTAGATGAAATCATAATCGGCATCGGAAGTGCCCAGGCCAGTCATGAGCCGGATGATTTATTTACTGCAGGTGAGAGGGTACTTATGATGACAAAGGCACTCCAGGAACTGGGTGTCAGGCATTATATTATACCCATTGAGGATATCAAGCGCAATTCTGTCTGGGTATCCCACATTATTTCTATGACCCCTCCTTTTCAGATTGTATATTCTAATAACCCGCTAGTAATACGCTTGTTCGAAGAGGCCGGATTTGAAGTAAGGCAATCACCTCTGTACCAGCGCGATAAATATTCCGGTACTGAAATTCGCCGCAGAATGCTGAACGAAGAAGAATGGGAATCTCTGGTGCCGCCTTCTACTGCAGACATCATTAAAGAAATAAGCGGCGTTGAGAGATTAAAGATAATTTCTGGTAAAGACTCTGTTTAA
- a CDS encoding Coenzyme F420 hydrogenase/dehydrogenase, beta subunit C-terminal domain, giving the protein MSAEIPVPQLGFPKIYQVVKNVLCTACGGCEAICPMQAARVNLYDEANYDKFSPTVDEPSIIKLFSEISREDNYCEHRQCYVDCKNCVTCQNCLACQRICPILDGFPGDDEFDNIIEQRVGKSSLHGQDGAVVTGILKSLFEQGEIDAALSVSRNEDWETEVVVLTRADQVTSVGGTKYTYEPVISKLRDALKDYEKIAVVGTPCQAHAASLLRENLTDKIKLVIGLICMESFTYDDMGENIIPNVMGLDRKAVRKLDFAKGKFVAETADDKKAVPIKEIAHMARKPCHHCMDYTSYYADISVGSVGSPDGWSTIFIRNEIGKEYLDKVQGMEYDEKPIFMEIIQKLAAQKHKNNSWDYQKFNEVVWAGGEWTPEEHST; this is encoded by the coding sequence TTGAGCGCTGAGATCCCGGTTCCTCAACTGGGGTTCCCGAAGATATATCAAGTAGTGAAAAACGTGCTGTGTACAGCATGCGGCGGATGCGAGGCCATCTGCCCCATGCAGGCAGCCCGGGTGAATTTATACGACGAAGCAAACTATGATAAGTTCAGTCCAACAGTAGATGAACCCTCTATTATCAAGCTGTTCAGCGAGATAAGCAGGGAGGACAATTACTGTGAACACAGGCAGTGCTATGTGGATTGTAAAAATTGTGTCACCTGCCAGAACTGTCTTGCATGCCAGCGGATCTGCCCAATTCTGGATGGTTTCCCTGGTGATGATGAGTTCGATAATATCATCGAACAGCGGGTAGGTAAGAGTTCCCTGCATGGTCAGGATGGTGCTGTAGTTACCGGTATACTGAAATCTCTGTTCGAACAGGGCGAGATCGATGCTGCTCTCAGTGTATCCCGAAACGAAGATTGGGAGACCGAGGTTGTGGTGCTGACAAGAGCTGACCAGGTTACCAGTGTTGGTGGTACCAAATATACCTATGAACCGGTCATCTCAAAACTGCGGGATGCTCTTAAGGATTATGAAAAGATAGCTGTAGTTGGCACTCCATGCCAGGCACATGCAGCGTCCTTGCTCCGTGAGAACCTGACCGATAAGATAAAACTGGTCATTGGACTGATCTGTATGGAGAGCTTCACCTATGATGACATGGGCGAAAATATTATCCCTAATGTCATGGGACTGGATCGAAAAGCTGTCAGAAAACTTGACTTTGCCAAAGGAAAGTTCGTGGCAGAGACTGCTGATGATAAAAAAGCGGTCCCCATTAAGGAAATAGCTCACATGGCCCGTAAACCCTGCCATCACTGTATGGATTACACATCCTATTATGCAGATATCAGTGTGGGTAGCGTAGGCAGTCCTGACGGCTGGAGTACCATATTTATCCGCAACGAGATCGGTAAGGAATACCTGGATAAGGTTCAGGGAATGGAATATGACGAAAAACCCATTTTCATGGAGATCATCCAGAAGCTCGCAGCCCAAAAACACAAGAACAATTCTTGGGACTACCAAAAGTTCAATGAAGTGGTCTGGGCTGGCGGAGAATGGACTCCAGAAGAGCATTCTACATAG
- the mer gene encoding 5,10-methylenetetrahydromethanopterin reductase — MFGIEFVPSDPVLKLAHYTKLAETQGFDNVWITDHYNNRDVYTTLAVLAMNTNKIKLGTGVTNPYTRNIAVTASSIAAINEISGGRAILGIGPGDKATFDAMGIEWTKPLSTSKESIQALREFFAGKKVNLDGEMVKIAGAKMAFSAGKIPIYLGAQGPKMLELAGEVADGVLINASHPKDFEIAIAAIKKGAEKAGRDPKEVDVGAYACFSIDKNEEKAINAAKIVVAFIVAGSPDVVLQRHGVDVAAKGTIGAAIGKGDFGTVMGAVTPGMMDAFSICGTPEVCKEKVAALQKIGVTQIVCGSPIGPDKEKSIKLIGKEIIGGN; from the coding sequence ATGTTTGGGATAGAATTTGTACCTAGCGATCCTGTTTTAAAGTTGGCTCATTATACGAAGCTGGCTGAAACTCAGGGTTTTGACAATGTGTGGATTACGGACCATTACAATAACAGGGATGTATATACTACCCTGGCTGTATTGGCCATGAATACTAATAAAATAAAACTAGGGACGGGAGTTACAAATCCCTACACTAGAAATATTGCAGTTACTGCTTCAAGCATAGCAGCAATTAACGAAATATCAGGGGGAAGAGCAATCCTGGGTATAGGACCCGGAGATAAAGCCACTTTTGATGCCATGGGTATCGAGTGGACAAAACCACTGTCCACTTCAAAGGAATCCATCCAGGCATTAAGAGAATTCTTTGCAGGTAAAAAGGTCAACCTGGACGGAGAGATGGTTAAGATCGCAGGCGCTAAAATGGCGTTCAGTGCTGGTAAAATACCCATCTATCTGGGTGCACAGGGACCCAAGATGCTGGAATTAGCAGGCGAAGTGGCAGATGGTGTACTGATCAACGCATCCCATCCAAAGGACTTTGAGATTGCTATCGCAGCCATTAAGAAAGGAGCCGAAAAAGCAGGCAGAGATCCAAAAGAGGTTGATGTTGGTGCATATGCATGTTTCTCAATAGATAAGAATGAAGAAAAGGCCATTAATGCTGCCAAGATCGTAGTGGCATTTATTGTAGCCGGTTCACCTGATGTGGTACTTCAACGACACGGTGTCGATGTTGCTGCAAAAGGAACAATCGGAGCAGCCATTGGAAAGGGTGACTTTGGTACTGTTATGGGTGCAGTCACTCCTGGAATGATGGATGCCTTCAGTATCTGCGGCACACCAGAGGTCTGTAAAGAGAAGGTCGCTGCATTGCAGAAGATCGGTGTGACCCAGATCGTTTGCGGATCCCCAATCGGCCCTGATAAAGAAAAATCCATAAAACTAATAGGAAAGGAAATAATCGGAGGAAATTAA
- a CDS encoding methyltransferase domain-containing protein: MRLDSFLVELGKVASRSRAKQAIIEGGVRVDGKPVNKPSKQVSYSNKIEVVKNIDVPAGYLKLKSIQDTTNIIHPGDYVLDLGSSAGGFLQYASEIAARVKGIEYSNDFIHLLEELSASRNNITIMKGDVFTMPISEMSEKPVDVILNDITVAPEDSIKVLEKVLPLLKPDGRLLQVLKLSNRSGHDNYLSRIKELELTIKHVIEPQKREIYVVAVRNQDSEANQ; encoded by the coding sequence ATGAGACTGGATTCCTTTTTAGTTGAATTGGGGAAAGTAGCAAGCAGGAGCAGGGCAAAGCAGGCCATCATTGAAGGTGGTGTAAGAGTTGACGGCAAACCTGTAAACAAACCCTCCAAACAGGTGAGTTATTCAAATAAGATCGAGGTTGTTAAAAACATTGATGTGCCAGCAGGATACCTGAAACTAAAATCCATTCAGGATACGACAAATATTATTCATCCAGGGGACTATGTACTGGACCTGGGTTCCAGTGCAGGAGGTTTCCTTCAGTACGCATCAGAGATTGCCGCACGTGTAAAAGGTATCGAATACAGTAATGATTTCATACACTTGCTTGAAGAATTGTCAGCTTCCAGGAATAATATCACAATAATGAAAGGTGATGTGTTCACTATGCCAATATCTGAAATGTCTGAAAAGCCAGTAGATGTGATCCTGAATGATATTACTGTAGCACCAGAGGATTCTATCAAAGTGCTTGAAAAAGTGCTGCCTTTATTAAAACCGGATGGACGACTTTTGCAGGTATTAAAACTTTCAAACAGATCGGGACATGATAATTACCTGAGCAGGATAAAAGAACTGGAACTTACGATAAAGCATGTAATCGAGCCGCAAAAGAGAGAAATATATGTGGTAGCAGTGCGTAACCAAGACAGCGAGGCGAACCAATAA
- a CDS encoding rhomboid family intramembrane serine protease: MANLCTICGKKEMLPYKCKFCGWTYCSEHRLPENHDCIGLEKFKEHSKESGKIIYQPVSETFRKRKIGLPFFERRSKSPYAIPISRNYSIYLIIISVVMFFLQLLIPGFTNLFLLIPQLIINRPWTIVTYMFLHGGTRHILINMLVLFFFGPTLERKIGSIKFLQVYFGAGLLSAIGHMILSPSPVLGASGAIYGIFACLAVLDPEIRVYFFPMKIINALILFSLYDLLFIGADDMIAHGAHLSGLLFGLYMAFKLKKEGSIYSPW, encoded by the coding sequence ATGGCAAATCTATGCACCATTTGTGGAAAAAAAGAGATGCTGCCATACAAATGCAAATTCTGTGGGTGGACATACTGCTCTGAACACCGCCTGCCAGAGAATCATGATTGTATTGGTCTTGAAAAATTTAAAGAACATTCAAAAGAAAGCGGAAAGATCATTTACCAGCCGGTTTCAGAGACATTCAGAAAGCGAAAAATTGGACTTCCATTTTTTGAACGAAGGTCAAAATCTCCTTATGCAATTCCCATATCCAGGAATTATTCCATTTACCTTATTATAATTTCAGTTGTGATGTTCTTTCTTCAATTATTGATTCCTGGTTTTACCAATTTATTTTTGTTAATTCCTCAATTAATCATTAACCGTCCCTGGACTATAGTTACATACATGTTTCTACATGGAGGAACTCGCCACATATTAATTAATATGTTGGTATTGTTCTTTTTTGGCCCTACACTTGAGAGAAAGATCGGCAGTATAAAATTCCTGCAGGTATATTTTGGTGCGGGACTGTTATCTGCTATCGGACATATGATCCTCTCCCCTTCACCAGTGCTTGGTGCAAGCGGAGCAATATACGGGATTTTTGCATGCCTGGCAGTTCTTGACCCTGAAATAAGGGTATATTTCTTTCCAATGAAAATTATAAATGCGTTGATATTATTCAGTCTATATGATCTCTTATTTATTGGTGCCGACGATATGATCGCACATGGCGCTCACCTGTCCGGACTACTGTTCGGGCTTTATATGGCATTTAAACTAAAGAAGGAAGGTTCAATCTATTCACCATGGTGA
- a CDS encoding DUF2150 family protein, which translates to MAKKKKKGKAEKEPAVSPKSKIIFPFYSNERWNNWIEQVKESGFELKEDDEDAGKSGEIFVNMGDDIILACLKLIAKFDSKELSLDGAFDALTEIRDVVLKPLDPISESIDLMVDSLQTSLIGVFASCEYYIEKGADNSVDLVELVKNAVSSEEKNDPGAALSYIAVLGANVLKGAEISDEMISDIPYGLVAEWMDGLDSLAAAMMGDDSYKFDEPDE; encoded by the coding sequence ATGGCGAAAAAAAAGAAAAAAGGAAAAGCAGAAAAAGAGCCAGCAGTTAGCCCCAAGTCTAAGATCATATTCCCATTTTATTCAAACGAAAGATGGAACAACTGGATAGAACAGGTCAAAGAAAGTGGGTTTGAACTCAAGGAAGATGATGAGGATGCGGGAAAATCAGGTGAGATATTTGTCAACATGGGAGATGATATCATACTTGCATGCTTGAAACTAATCGCTAAATTCGATAGTAAAGAACTCTCACTGGATGGGGCCTTCGATGCATTGACTGAGATCCGGGACGTTGTGTTAAAACCCCTCGATCCAATAAGTGAATCCATAGACCTTATGGTCGATTCATTGCAGACCTCACTTATCGGTGTGTTTGCCTCCTGCGAATATTATATCGAAAAAGGTGCCGATAATTCTGTTGATCTGGTTGAACTTGTTAAAAATGCTGTTTCTTCAGAAGAGAAGAATGACCCCGGTGCGGCCCTTAGTTATATTGCAGTCCTTGGAGCCAACGTTTTGAAAGGGGCTGAGATATCAGATGAAATGATATCGGATATTCCGTATGGTCTGGTGGCAGAATGGATGGACGGTCTGGATTCATTGGCAGCAGCCATGATGGGGGATGACAGTTACAAATTCGACGAACCTGATGAATAA
- a CDS encoding class I SAM-dependent methyltransferase translates to MLLHNILELSEDENLFLPEDGCSSLNELNQTLGFMHQIIESGEVNSEIRVLKTQEDEIVCLAIFNSETKEYPAFWAIFTNQVARNGIRSPAAEHFSSLAEKIINPVNSLKTMKTTSEELDTALREYFSINLVNRQLCDGCVKGPETYEMVFFENRVLRLVELFGKLGSRFDTSGQVLEICCGNGMATMSLEKLGIFPLTTDYDRCEICQGLEHMVLKPERSVVMDATRLTHFFSEDSFDSVIGFMLGTIYVFNKDIWITIMRESMKVVKPGGQLLFTVNKREEMDILKEVLDSLGAVGELIDNTDNNGIYDQWVYLGQKR, encoded by the coding sequence GTGCTGCTTCATAATATCCTGGAACTTTCCGAGGATGAGAACTTATTTTTACCGGAAGATGGCTGCAGCAGTCTAAATGAACTTAACCAGACTCTGGGGTTCATGCACCAGATCATAGAATCAGGAGAGGTGAACTCAGAGATTCGGGTATTGAAGACACAGGAGGATGAGATTGTATGCCTGGCGATTTTTAATTCTGAAACAAAAGAATATCCTGCTTTCTGGGCAATATTCACCAATCAGGTGGCAAGAAACGGCATTCGATCTCCTGCTGCAGAACATTTTTCCAGTTTGGCTGAGAAAATAATTAATCCTGTTAATTCCCTGAAAACGATGAAAACCACATCAGAGGAATTGGACACTGCTCTAAGAGAATATTTTTCTATAAACCTTGTTAATCGCCAGTTATGCGATGGGTGCGTAAAGGGGCCTGAAACATATGAGATGGTATTTTTTGAGAACCGGGTTCTAAGACTCGTTGAACTCTTCGGAAAATTGGGCAGTAGATTTGATACTTCGGGTCAGGTTCTGGAAATATGCTGCGGGAATGGGATGGCAACCATGTCGCTGGAAAAACTGGGCATCTTTCCTTTGACAACAGATTATGACCGCTGCGAAATATGCCAGGGACTTGAGCATATGGTGTTGAAACCTGAACGCTCGGTTGTGATGGATGCTACAAGGTTAACACATTTCTTTTCAGAGGATTCCTTTGATTCGGTTATCGGATTCATGCTCGGGACCATATACGTTTTCAATAAAGATATCTGGATAACCATTATGAGGGAGTCCATGAAAGTGGTCAAGCCTGGTGGACAGCTGTTGTTCACTGTTAACAAGCGGGAAGAAATGGATATCTTAAAAGAGGTGCTGGACAGCTTAGGGGCAGTGGGTGAATTGATTGACAACACTGATAATAACGGGATATATGATCAGTGGGTATACCTGGGACAGAAGCGTTAA
- a CDS encoding threonine--tRNA ligase, which yields MQILLIHSDYIEYEVKKETPVAEKIEDEMRHGRLDEALTVFIAVEKADESDPEKAVNLTLEEIKKVAAQVKAENIMLYPYAHLSSSLSSPKVAVKVLKDLEAALKDEFNVKRAPFGFYKAFEIKCKGHPLSELSRTIKVDESAETTATPGKEKEEVISEAIKAEEKAKSYWHILTPDGELHSFEDFDFSGHDNLSKFRDYEVSKSRAVDRTPPHVELMRRLEIADYEPGSDSGNMRFYPKGRLIKSLLETYVLDRAAAMGAMEVETPIMYDMNHPTLKKYLDRFPARQYSIDADKKSLFLRFAACFGQFLMNHDMTISYRDLPLKMIEMTRYSFRKEQSGELVGLRRLRAFTMPDMHTLAGEMEQAIIEFRQQYDMCISVLNDMGLGLDDYEVAIRFTRDFYEENKEFITELARTVNKPVIIEMWDQRFFYFVLKFEFNYIDALDKASALSTVQIDVENAERYDISYIDQDGEAKRPTILHCSPSGAIERIIYGLLEKNYMRTEAGGVPMFPVWLSPTQVRVIPIADRHREAAEEVAMMLGCRVDIDDRDESVGKKVRDAGMEWIPYVAVLGDEEFEKGELTVTIRSESEPKKPKQVKIKPWDLSARIQAETAGLPYKGLALPVHLSTRPKFI from the coding sequence ATGCAGATACTACTCATCCATTCAGATTATATAGAATATGAGGTCAAAAAAGAAACTCCCGTGGCTGAGAAGATAGAGGATGAAATGCGCCATGGCAGACTTGACGAAGCTCTCACAGTGTTTATAGCAGTTGAAAAAGCAGATGAATCAGACCCTGAAAAAGCTGTCAATCTAACTCTTGAAGAGATAAAAAAGGTGGCAGCACAGGTAAAAGCTGAAAATATCATGCTCTATCCTTACGCCCATCTCAGCAGTTCCCTGTCTTCGCCAAAAGTAGCAGTCAAAGTCTTAAAGGACCTGGAAGCCGCCTTGAAGGATGAGTTCAATGTTAAGCGGGCACCATTCGGATTTTACAAGGCCTTTGAAATTAAATGTAAAGGTCATCCATTGTCTGAACTTTCCAGAACCATCAAGGTTGATGAATCTGCAGAAACGACAGCTACTCCCGGCAAAGAGAAAGAAGAAGTGATAAGCGAGGCCATCAAAGCCGAGGAAAAAGCAAAATCATACTGGCATATCCTGACCCCTGACGGGGAATTGCACAGCTTTGAGGATTTTGATTTTTCAGGCCATGACAACCTTAGTAAGTTCAGGGACTATGAAGTATCTAAAAGTCGTGCCGTGGACCGCACACCTCCCCACGTGGAACTGATGAGGCGGCTTGAGATCGCTGATTATGAACCGGGAAGTGATAGCGGTAACATGCGTTTCTATCCCAAGGGTCGTCTTATCAAAAGTTTGCTCGAGACCTATGTGCTGGACAGGGCGGCGGCAATGGGAGCTATGGAAGTGGAAACTCCGATCATGTATGACATGAATCACCCTACCCTGAAAAAATACCTGGACCGCTTTCCGGCCAGGCAGTATTCCATTGATGCAGACAAGAAGAGTCTGTTCCTGCGCTTCGCCGCATGTTTCGGTCAGTTCCTTATGAACCACGATATGACCATATCCTACAGGGACCTGCCCCTGAAGATGATCGAGATGACCCGCTACAGTTTCCGTAAGGAACAGAGTGGGGAGCTGGTAGGCTTAAGGCGTCTTCGTGCTTTTACCATGCCAGATATGCACACCCTTGCTGGTGAAATGGAGCAAGCCATAATTGAGTTCAGACAGCAGTATGATATGTGTATCAGCGTGTTGAATGACATGGGCCTGGGACTTGATGATTATGAGGTAGCCATTCGGTTTACTCGCGATTTCTATGAGGAAAACAAGGAATTCATAACAGAACTGGCCCGTACAGTTAATAAACCGGTAATTATCGAGATGTGGGACCAGCGATTCTTTTATTTCGTACTTAAATTCGAATTCAATTACATTGATGCCCTGGATAAAGCCAGTGCACTATCAACGGTCCAGATCGATGTAGAGAATGCAGAACGGTACGATATCAGTTACATTGACCAGGACGGGGAGGCAAAGCGTCCCACTATTCTGCATTGCTCGCCCAGCGGCGCTATTGAGCGTATAATCTATGGACTGCTTGAGAAGAACTATATGCGGACCGAGGCAGGAGGAGTGCCCATGTTCCCGGTGTGGTTGTCACCAACCCAGGTCAGGGTGATCCCCATAGCAGACAGGCACAGGGAAGCGGCAGAGGAGGTGGCCATGATGCTGGGTTGCAGGGTGGATATTGATGACAGGGACGAGAGCGTGGGTAAAAAGGTACGAGACGCAGGTATGGAATGGATCCCTTATGTTGCGGTGCTTGGTGACGAAGAATTTGAAAAGGGTGAACTGACCGTTACCATCCGCTCAGAAAGTGAACCAAAGAAACCGAAGCAGGTAAAAATTAAGCCCTGGGACCTGTCTGCCAGGATACAGGCCGAAACTGCCGGACTGCCCTATAAAGGATTGGCATTGCCTGTGCATCTGTCAACCAGACCAAAATTCATTTAA
- a CDS encoding permease encodes MSVDILFYAGINALKEYLALHVILCLVPAFFLAGAIASLFSRESILKYFGADSPKYITYSVAAVSGILLAVCSCTVLPLFAGIYKRGAGIGPATTFLYSAPAINLLAIVYTAQILGLDIGAARAIAAIGLSIIIGLVMSVVFEKKKNKSNFSFSGDDKHLKTTIIFLLLVAILVFAGTVQTLIGKAGVLLIVLLTIVLSWRWYSHEELKHWMQETWFLVKQITPLLLVGVFMAGVIVELLPGSLVAALVGGNSISSNLIASVSGALMYFSTLTEVPIISALTKLGMGRGPALTMLLAGPALSLPNMLVIARIMGTRKTVLYISLVIVAATISGFIFGIID; translated from the coding sequence ATGAGTGTAGACATATTATTCTATGCAGGTATCAATGCTTTGAAAGAATATCTGGCCCTTCATGTAATCCTGTGCCTGGTGCCGGCTTTTTTTCTGGCAGGTGCCATTGCCTCCCTATTTTCCAGAGAATCAATACTAAAATATTTTGGTGCTGATTCCCCAAAATACATCACCTATTCAGTAGCCGCAGTAAGTGGAATACTATTAGCGGTATGCAGCTGCACTGTCCTGCCTTTATTTGCCGGGATCTACAAGAGGGGAGCAGGGATCGGCCCAGCTACTACCTTCCTGTATTCAGCTCCCGCCATCAATTTGCTGGCTATTGTATATACTGCCCAGATACTGGGTCTGGATATCGGGGCTGCCAGAGCCATTGCAGCTATAGGACTGTCCATTATTATCGGTTTGGTCATGTCGGTTGTATTTGAGAAGAAGAAAAATAAGTCAAATTTCAGTTTTTCAGGAGATGATAAACACCTGAAGACTACAATAATTTTCCTGCTTCTGGTAGCCATACTGGTATTTGCAGGTACGGTTCAAACACTAATTGGAAAAGCTGGTGTGTTATTAATTGTGCTTTTGACAATTGTTCTTTCCTGGCGCTGGTACAGCCATGAAGAGTTAAAGCACTGGATGCAAGAGACCTGGTTCCTGGTTAAACAGATCACTCCGCTACTGTTAGTAGGCGTGTTCATGGCCGGGGTTATTGTAGAACTGCTGCCCGGCTCATTGGTGGCTGCGCTGGTTGGAGGGAACAGTATTTCCTCTAATTTGATAGCCTCGGTCTCGGGTGCGTTAATGTACTTTTCAACACTTACCGAAGTGCCCATTATCAGTGCTTTGACAAAGCTGGGAATGGGAAGGGGACCGGCCCTTACAATGCTGCTGGCAGGCCCGGCACTCAGCCTTCCAAATATGCTGGTGATAGCCAGGATCATGGGTACCAGAAAAACAGTTCTTTATATCTCGCTTGTGATCGTGGCGGCAACAATTTCAGGATTCATTTTTGGAATAATTGATTGA
- a CDS encoding ATP-binding cassette domain-containing protein — protein sequence MNILETKYLTYSYPDGTLAVDGINIEIKKGKKIAFIGQNGSGKSTLFLLLNGTLKPKSGEILLNGIPFGYDAKSLREIRKKIGVVFQNSDDQIFAPTVYDDVAFGPRNLEFRTEEVANSVNSTLGYMGLTKFKDKPPHYLSGGQKKKVAIAGVVAMEPEVIILDEPLSNLDPVGADEVVDMLNEFNHLGKTILISTHDVDLASTWADIIYVINRGQIRASGHPRSIFSDRTLIEQSKLRLPTIVETYREFEARGIAEGHVPMTILDLVDSMEAPITDVRCAVADCPLQEGQKVGLIMSEGTILAVADFQNHVTGRTLSDAAAGNEVLVEDVTGSLISKTGTIHVLKIPRVIEGGSNQVNIEMICGMMLGFDRVGAMGTSAKVTSRKAAIHLNFEVDVIQSAMLSALRGLNCLVLASGGMAELVMERVSERNKKGIRQIYCSIENI from the coding sequence ATGAATATTTTAGAGACAAAATATCTTACATACTCATATCCGGATGGAACTCTGGCCGTTGATGGTATTAACATTGAAATTAAAAAAGGAAAAAAGATAGCTTTTATAGGACAGAACGGATCTGGAAAATCCACACTATTTTTACTATTGAACGGGACCTTGAAGCCTAAAAGTGGTGAGATTTTGCTAAATGGCATACCATTTGGATACGATGCAAAATCGCTTCGTGAGATCCGGAAAAAAATCGGGGTCGTTTTTCAAAATTCAGATGACCAGATATTTGCACCCACAGTATATGATGACGTGGCTTTCGGTCCAAGGAACCTTGAATTTCGAACAGAAGAGGTCGCAAACAGTGTAAACAGTACTCTTGGATATATGGGTCTTACCAAATTCAAGGACAAACCACCCCATTATTTAAGCGGCGGGCAGAAAAAGAAAGTTGCAATAGCAGGCGTTGTTGCCATGGAGCCGGAAGTGATAATTCTTGATGAGCCCCTATCCAATCTTGATCCGGTGGGTGCGGACGAGGTTGTGGATATGCTAAATGAGTTCAATCATTTAGGAAAGACCATTCTCATCTCGACCCATGATGTTGACCTGGCATCAACCTGGGCTGATATCATATATGTCATCAATCGTGGTCAAATCCGTGCATCCGGACATCCACGCAGCATTTTTTCAGATCGGACACTTATCGAGCAGTCAAAATTAAGACTTCCGACCATTGTTGAGACCTACAGGGAATTCGAAGCCCGGGGGATAGCTGAAGGACATGTTCCCATGACTATACTGGACCTTGTGGATTCCATGGAAGCCCCCATCACGGATGTCAGATGTGCGGTGGCTGACTGCCCCTTACAGGAGGGGCAAAAGGTAGGCCTCATAATGAGTGAAGGTACAATTTTGGCTGTTGCAGATTTTCAAAATCATGTTACAGGCAGAACGCTGTCGGATGCAGCAGCAGGCAACGAAGTGCTGGTAGAGGATGTTACTGGATCACTGATATCTAAAACAGGGACTATCCATGTGCTGAAAATCCCACGTGTCATTGAAGGCGGGTCTAATCAGGTTAACATTGAAATGATCTGTGGAATGATGTTAGGATTTGACAGGGTGGGTGCTATGGGTACATCTGCCAAGGTAACATCCAGAAAGGCAGCTATTCACCTGAATTTTGAGGTGGATGTTATACAATCTGCCATGCTGTCTGCACTGAGGGGGCTTAACTGCCTGGTATTGGCCAGCGGTGGTATGGCCGAACTGGTGATGGAACGGGTAAGTGAGCGCAATAAGAAAGGTATTCGCCAGATATACTGTTCAATTGAAAACATCTGA